In the genome of Lathyrus oleraceus cultivar Zhongwan6 chromosome 4, CAAS_Psat_ZW6_1.0, whole genome shotgun sequence, the window AGTAGTTTcaggggtgttacattagtggtatcagagcctggttggtcaTTCAGCCAAGTTATGACGTTGTTTGATTCTGTTGTATCTGATTTGTGTGTATGACACAATCGATACATTTTGTTTAACAATCCTTGTTGTTATGGTTGTTTGGTTGGTGTAACAGGAAGATGGTTGCTGGAAGGAATGATGATGCGCTTGCGGTGGCAATGAACCTATTGGTTGGTGCCATTTTGCAAATGAATGCTGGTGATCAGGAGCGTGATGCTGATGAGTTTCGTGCTTTGGGGAAGTTCCAGAGGAACAATCCACCAACTTTTGAAGGAGCTCATGAAACCGACAAAGCTCAAGAGTGGTTGAAGGCGATTGAGAAATTTTTCCGAGTTATGAACTGTTCAGATGCGCAGAATGTGCAGTTTGGCACTCATATGCTTGAGAAAGAAGCTGAGGATTAGTGGCGTAACACTGTTCATAGATTTGATGAGGATGGAATTGAAGTGACTTGGGCACTTTTCCGTGATGCTTTTCTGGAGAAGTATTTTCCATAAGATGTTCGTGGCAAGAAGGAAAATGAATTTCTTGAGTTGAAGCAAGGTAATGGTACCATAACTGAGTATGCTGTAAAGTTTGAGGAGTTGATCAAATTTTGTCCCCATTACAATACTACTAATACTGAGAGATCCAAATGTCTTAAGTTTGTGAACGGCTTGAGACCTGATATCAAGAAGGAAATGGGTTACCAACAAATTATGAGATTTTCtgagttggttaacaagagtaTGATCTATGACAAGGATAGCCGTGAGAGTGCTGCTCATTATAAGTCCTTGCATGATAAGAAAGGAAAAGGGCAATTTCGAGGGAAGCTGTATGATGGTAAGAAGAAAGCTGGTGATGGCAAGAAGCTGAGTGGGGGAGGATCTCACACTCTTGTCAAGTGCTTCAGATGTGGTGTTGAGGGACATCGTGATCCCGAGTGTCCTAAGGGAGATGTGACttgtttcaagtgtggcaagcAAGGTCACAAATCTTTTGATTGCAGAGTTGGTTCGAATGTGGCTTGCTACAACTCTGGTGAGCAAGGGCACATTCGTACCAAGTGCAACAAGCCGAAGAAGGAGAAAGCCAAAGGGAAAGTGTTTGCATTGTCCGGTGTTGATACTTCTGCTGAGGAGAGATTGATTCGAGGTACATGCTTTATTAATAATATGCCTTTGATTgctattattgataccggtgcgacgcattcttttatttctttggattgtgctaagagattGAATCTTGAATTATATGTTATACGTGGAAGCATGGTTATTGATACTCCGACTATGGGTTCAATGACTACTTCATCTGTTTGTTTGAAATGTTTGTTGAATATTTGCGATAAAGATTTTGAAGTTGATTTAGTGTGTCTTCCATTGAGTCAACTTGATGTTATTTTGGGAATGGACTGGTTGAGGGCCAACCATGTCTATATCAATTATTTTGCAAAAACTTTTCTTTTTCTTGAGCCAGAGAAGGAAGGTGGTTTATTCTTGTCTACTCAACAAGTGAATGAGTCTGTGCAAGATGGTGCTAAAGTGTTTATAATGGTGGCAAGTTTGAAGCTTAGTGAAAATGGAACAATGGGCAAATTTCCAATTGTTCGTGATTTTCCTGAAGTGTTTCCTTATGAGGTTAGTGATTTTCCGCCTGAATGTGAAGTTGAGTTCACGATTGATTTGATTACTGGTACTAGTCTGGTATCGATGGCTCCATATCGGATGTCACCACttgagttgaaagagttgaagagtcaactaGAGGATTTTCTTAATAAGAggtttattcgtccgagtgtgtcaccgtggggtgcatatgtcttgttagttaagaagaaagaaggtactatgaggttgtgtgtggattacagacaactgaataaagttaaTATTAAGAATAAGTATCCGCTTacgaggattgatgatttgatggatcaattcgttggtgcttgtgtgtttagtaagattgatttgaggtctaGGTATCATCAGATCTATGTGAAAGCTGAAGATATTCGAAAGACTGCTTTTAGAACAAGGTATGAACATTATGAGTATTcggtgatgcctttcggtgtgacgaatgcacctggtgtatttatggagtacatgaattgaatttttcataaatatctcgataagtttgttgttgtgtttaTCGATGATATTTTGATCTATTCGGAGAGTGAATAGGatcatgctgagcatttgaggaTTGTTTTATCTGTATTGAAAGAGAAGCAGTTGTTTGCTAAACTTTCGAAGTGCGAGTTTTGGTTGAAGGAGGTGATTTTCCTTGACCATGTGATCTCTAGTGGTGGTATTTTGGTTGATCCTTCCAAGATTGAGGCTATATCTCAATGGGAAACGCTGAAATCTGTGTCTGAGATTCGTAGTTTTCTTGGTTTGGCAAGTTATTATCGAAAGTTTATTGATGGCTTTTTTAATTTATCTTTTCTGTTAACGCAGTTGAATAGGAGATTGACTATTACTCCTGTTTTGATTTTACCGAATCCATCAGAACCatttgttgtgtattgtgatgcttctttgatgggtttaggaggtgtgttaatgcagaatcaacaagttgtagcttatgcttcaaggtAACTCAAAGTgcatgagaggaattatccgactCATGATTTGAATTAGCTGTtgttgtgtttgttttgaagatttggagacattatttATTTGGGTCGAGATTcgatgtgtttagtgatcacaagagtttgaagtatttgttcaatcagaaagagttgaatatgaggcaaaggagatggttggaatcCTTGAAGGAATATGATTTTAGTTTGAATTACCATTCTGACAAAGAGGATCTTGTAGCCTACGCTTTGAGTAGGAAATCTTTGCATATGTCGATGTTGATGGTGCGAGAATTGGATTTGCTTGAACAATTTCGAGATATGAGTTTGGTTTATGAAGAAACTTCTTTTGGAGTgaagcttggtatgttgaagcttactAGTGGAATTTTGGATGAGATTCGAGAAGGTCAGAAATCTGATTTGGTTTTGGTAGATTGATTGACATTGATCAATCAAGGTAAAAATGGTGAttttcggattgatgagaatggtatcatgaggtgtcatgatagagtttgtgttcccgatgtttcggatttgagaaagaggattcttgatgaaggacatcgtagtggtttgagtattcatcttggtgctactaagatgtatcaagatttgaGGAAATTGTTTTGGTGGCCCGGTATGAAGAAAGAGATTGTGTAATTTGTGTATTCGTGTTTGATTTGTCAGAAatcgaagattgagcatcagaagtcgtctggTTTGTTACAACCGTTATCTATTCCtgaatggaaatgggatagtatttctATCGATTTTGTTTCTGGTTAACCTAGGACTCAGAGtaattgtgaagctatttgggttATTATGGACAGGTTGGCGAAATCTGCTCACTTTATTCTGATTAGAATGGATTATCATATGGAGAGGCTTGCAAAGCTGTATATTGACAAAATTGTCAATTTGCATGGTATTCTATCTAGCATTGTGTCAGATAGGGATACGAGGTTTACTTCGAGATTTTAGGAAGGTTTGCAACATGCTTTGGTTATAAAGTTGTGtttgagttctgcttatcatccgccgacagatggtcagactgagaggaccATTAAGTCGCTtgaggatcttttgagagcttgtgttttggaacagGGATGTGCTTGGGATAattatttgcctttgattgagtttacctacaataatagttttcattcgagtattggtatgacttcatttgaagctttgtatggtagaaggtgtatgacgcctttgtgttggtacgaatctggagagagtgttgtggttggacctGAGATACTTCAACAGACTATTGATAAGATTAAAATGATCACAGCAAAGATGAAGGTTTCTCAGAGTCGTCGGAAAGTTACCATGACAAGAGaaggaaagctcttgagtttgaggTAGATAATCATGTATTTTTAAGAGTTACTCTGgtaacgggtgttggtagagcattgaagtcgcgtaagttgacgccaCATTTTATTGGTCCGTATCAGATTTCCGAGAAAGTAGGTGATGTGGCTTATCGAATTACGTTTCCGCAGTCACTTGCTAATCTccatgatgtgtttcatgtgtcttAATTGAAGAGATAcattgcggatccttcgcatgttgtcCAATTAGATGATGTTGAGGTTAGAGGTAATTTAACCAAGGAGACATTACCTATGCAGATAAAATATAAAGAGGTGAAACAACTCCATGGTAAAGAGATCGCTTTGGTGAAATTCGTTTGGGGAGGACCGGCTGGTGGAAATGTGACGTGGGAGCTTCAGAGTCAGATGAGGGATTCATATTCCGAGTTGTTTGCTTGAGGTAA includes:
- the LOC127138043 gene encoding uncharacterized protein LOC127138043, giving the protein MGYQQIMRFSELVNKSMIYDKDSRESAAHYKSLHDKKGKGQFRGKLYDGKKKAGDGKKLSGGGSHTLVKCFRCGVEGHRDPECPKGDVTCFKCGKQGHKSFDCRVGSNVACYNSGEQGHIRTKCNKPKKEKAKGKVFALSGVDTSAEERLIRDFEVDLVCLPLSQLDVILGMDWLRANHVYINYFAKTFLFLEPEKEGGLFLSTQQVNESVQDGAKVFIMVASLKLSENGTMGKFPIVRDFPEVFPYEVSDFPPECEVEFTIDLITGTSLVSMAPYRMSPLELKELKSQLEDFLNKSKIDLRSRYHQIYVKAEDIRKTAFRTRYEHYEYSDHAEHLRIVLSVLKEKQLFAKLSKCEFWLKEVIFLDHVISSGGILVDPSKIEAISQWETLKSVSEIRSFLGLLNRRLTITPVLILPNPSEPFVVLAKSAHFILIRMDYHMERLAKLYIDKIVNLHGILSSIVSDRDTSKDEGFSESSESYHDKRRKALEFEVDNHVFLRVTLVTGVGRALKSRKLTPHFIGPYQISEKRYIADPSHVVQLDDVEVRGNLTKETLPMQIKYKEVKQLHGKEIALVKFVWGGPAGGNVTWELQSQMRDSYSELFA